A segment of the Streptosporangiales bacterium genome:
GGTCGACGCTGGACGGTTACTCGGTGACCTCGGTGCCGTCGATGCGGATGGTCGTGGATCTTGGCGACCTCGACGACTCGAGCTGGGTTAACCTGACCGGTGCCTCGGGCCACACGCTCGACCGGCACTACTTCGATCAGGGCAAGATCTGGGCCGACGGACGGACAACACCGATGCGGTGGGCGGAAGGCGGCATCGACCGTGACACCATCTATGAGCTGGTCCTGCGACCGACGAGCTGACGTTCCCCGGAGGAGGAGCAGGGACGTATGACGGACGGCAATGGCGTGACGCCGGTGCTCGTGCTCGACCGGAACCTCTCGTTCCGGCGAGACATCGAGCGACTCTTGGCGAACACCGCCGAGTTCGACGTTCTCGCTTCCGGGTCCACACTGACCACGTTGCTCGGCCAGGTCGGCGAGGGTGAGCCCGAGCTGGTGGTGCTCGACATCCAGGGGCAGGACGACGACGTGGTGACCAGGTTGCGGTCCGCGTACCCGAAGGCGCGGGTCGTGGTGGTGACCATGTCGGACGCGACCGACCTGGTGGCCGACGCGCTGGCCGCCGGTGTCCGTGGCTGGATCCCGAAGGCGGTCACCGCCTCGCAGCTGCTCGGCGCTCTGCACGGGGTGCGGCGCGGCGAGTTGTTCATCCCCGCGCGGCTCGCGTCGCTGAAGCCGCCGCCGTCGCTCGAGGCGGACAAGGACGAGGAGCCCGACGAGGGCAGCGTCGGCATGAACCTGGGCGGGCGGCTGCGTGCCGTCCGCGAACGGCTCGGC
Coding sequences within it:
- a CDS encoding helix-turn-helix domain-containing protein gives rise to the protein MTDGNGVTPVLVLDRNLSFRRDIERLLANTAEFDVLASGSTLTTLLGQVGEGEPELVVLDIQGQDDDVVTRLRSAYPKARVVVVTMSDATDLVADALAAGVRGWIPKAVTASQLLGALHGVRRGELFIPARLASLKPPPSLEADKDEEPDEGSVGMNLGGRLRAVRERLGLTRRDVERQSQGRWKAATIASYEAGARTLTVERLAELAEFYGASVAELLGSAPAVERDALPQLVLQHPVLDLRRLQGLSGEQWSVVLRYLASIQHDRGDYETDVLSLRRRDVPSLAALLGLSPGELTARLTAAGVLRSGLAHRNQPT